A portion of the Oncorhynchus gorbuscha isolate QuinsamMale2020 ecotype Even-year linkage group LG19, OgorEven_v1.0, whole genome shotgun sequence genome contains these proteins:
- the LOC124005222 gene encoding uncharacterized protein LOC124005222 produces MWFLQLKIVNMIMQDLESLSQYIVEDADSFPLGEKRLQSQLNPRVVFDTLLDAAQTMYHRVKDRLNVFLSFPPVSVTIAKDVLDSTPVETLRCSKSPDTALVKDRSRPPSVRSEKPFSKVSLTKRSKALVSSSGSSTDHRVINTCSEDVTLPTRSMSVVSNTSLKRTSPLHGSGLSASCEPLVALQDGTVAVSQEGFSKTAKKTLSLILNVIKCRLANSESSSVGQNASEECLVATNMLDSLLESLDLLPDMSAANEITRTECHTSNAMDKTGSQSALVNQQEINISDTSIIVKTIMDTLKTDDPEMTSAEENLDRLLSIEALQDASGNLIAKVHGLIQEITISRQLQSTTGHRSLSQPALPKPALRKLSKDDASELIYSFAQTSVSRLLGQCLGRPMPPTADRVLDQVIKLMTDMVMDSLTDLSKSAMDDVIVPRSVTPTGSSYLDTSNAASDITHGVVADLNATEEFPARGLSPANLKADGMAHLPSARGEETKKNRKWHFLPKIVKIPKIRIKLYKTKGEPKSHPEQDSLPTKRLRETPISQDAECEVPSTSPPKEALTTTLAPAPQESQSRKRHLIVRVVASPHLPVKHHRLV; encoded by the exons ATGTGGTTTCTACAACTGAAGATAGTGAATATGATCATGCAAGACCTTGAAAGTCTATCCCAGTACATAGTGGAGGACGCAGACTCCTTCCCACTAGGAGAGAAAAGGCTGCAGTCCCAGCTCAATCCCAGAGTTGTCTTTGACACCTTATTGGATGCTGCTCAAACCATGTACCACAGAGTAAAGGATAGACTGAATGTCTTTTTGTCTTTTCCACCCGTGTCAGTCACCATAGCCAAAGATGTGCTGGACTCGACCCCTGTGGAGACACTCAGATGCTCAAAGTCCCCTGACACTGCTCTTGTTAAGGACAGGAGCCGCCCTCCGTCTGTGAGAAGTGAGAAGCCATTTTCAAAAGTTAGTTTGACTAAAAGGTCTAAAGCCCTTGTGTCTTCGAGTGGCTCCTCCACAGACCACCGTGTAATTAACACATGCAGTGAGGATGTCACTCTGCCTACCAGGAGTATGTCAGTTGTGAGCAACACCAGTTTGAAGagaacctctcctctccatggtAGTGGATTGAGTGCAAGTTGTGAACCTCTTGTGGCTCTACAAGACGGAACGGTGGCAGTCAGCCAAGAAGGCTTTAGCAAAACTGCAAAGAAGACGCTCAGCTTGATCCTAAATGTGATCAAGTGCAGATTGGCCAACTCTGAGAGTTCATCTGTTGGTCAGAATGCAAGTGAGGAGTGTCTGGTAGCCACTAACATGTTAGACTCGCTACTGGAGAGCCTTGACCTGTTGCCTGACATGAGTGCTGCCAATGAGATCACAAGGACAGAATGCCATACCTCTAACGCAATGGACAAGACAGGTTCACAGTCAGCGCTTGTGAATCAACAAGAAATAAACATATCTGACACCAGTATCATAGTGAAAACTATAATGGACACATTGAAGACAGACGACCCGGAGATGACTTCAGCAGAAGAAAATCTGGATAGGCTCCTGTCAATTGAAGCCCTTCAAGATGCGTCTGGCAACCTGATCGCAAAGGTCCATGGTCTCATTCAGGAGATAACCATAAGCCGCCAGCTTCAATCCACGACTGGCCACAGAAGCCTCTCTCAACCAGCTCTGCCAAAGCCAGCACTGAGGAAGCTGTCAAAGGACGATGCGTCAGAGCTCATTTACAGCTTTGCCCAGACTTCTGTTAGCAGACTCCTGGGACAGTGTTTGGGTAGGCCTATGCCACCCACCGCTGACAGGGTTTTGGATCAGGTCATCAAGTTGATGACAGACATGGTGATGGACAGCCTGACTGATCTGTCCAAGTCTGCAATGGATGATG TTATTGTACCCAGGTCGGTCACACCAACTGGCTCTTCTTACTTAGACACCAGCAATGCCGCAAGTGACATCACTCATGGTGTTGTGGCTGACCTTAATGCTACTGAGGAATTCCCTGCCAGGGGCCTTAGCCCGGCTAATTTAAAGGCTGACGGCATGGCCCACCTTCCCTCTGCCAGGGGGGAAGAGACTAAGAAGAACAGGAAGTGGCATTTCCTACCCAAAATTGTCAAGATTCCAAAGATCAGGATTAAG CTGTACAAGACAAAAGGGGAACCGAAGAGCCACCCTGAACAGGATTCTTTGCCTACCAAACGTCTCAGAGAGACTCCTATTTCACAGG ATGCTGAGTGTGAGGTTCCATCCACTTCCCCACCCAAGGAGGCCCTGACAACCACACTGGCCCCTGCTCCCCAGGAGTCCCAGTCCCGTAAACGACATCTAATAGTCAGGGTTGTTGCATCCCCACACCTACCAGTGAAGCACCACAGGCTAGTATGA
- the LOC124005221 gene encoding serine/threonine-protein phosphatase 6 regulatory ankyrin repeat subunit A isoform X4: protein MVRLLLSRGANINAFDKKDRRAIHWAAYMGHIEVVKLLASHGSEVSCKDKKAYTPLHSAASSGMISVVKYLLDLGVDINEPNGYGNTPLHVACYNGQDVVVNELIECGANVNQVNEKGFAPLHFTAASRHGALCLELLVGNGAHVNIKSKDGKTPLHMTAIHGRFSRSQAIIQNGAEIDCEDKNGNTPLHISARYGHELLINTLITNGADTAKRGVHGMFPLHLAALSGFSDCCRKLLSSGFDIDTPDDFGRTCLHAAAAGGNLDCLNLLLNTGADFNRKDSFGRSPLHYAAANCNYQCLFALVGSGASVNDLDKRGCTPLHYAAASDTDGKCLEYLLRNDANPGIRDNQGYNAVHYASAYGHRLCLELIASETPLDVLMETSGTDILNDSDVRAPISPLHLAAYHGHHHAMEVLVQSLLDLDVRDSQGRTPLDLAAFKGHVECVDVLINQGASILVKDFTLKRTPIHAAATNGHSECLRLLIGNADLQSAVDVQDGNGQTPLMLSVLSGHTDCVYSLLNKGASVEAKDKWGRTALHRGAVTGHEECVEALLQHSASFLVRDCKGRTPVHLAAASGHIGVLGGLLHAAQSVETLPVITDNQGYTPLHWACYNGHDTCVEVLLEQEVFHKTEGNSFSPLHCAVINDNEGAAEMLIDTLGPAIVNATDTKNRTPLHAAAFTDHVECLQLLLGHNAQVNSPDASGKTSLMMAAENGQTNAVELLVSSAKAELTLQDAVKNTALHLACSKGHETSALLILEKITDRNLINSTNAALQTPLHVAARNGLTVVVQELLAKGASVLAVDENGYTPALACAPNKDVADCLALILATMMPVSPCTPAPSLTFSAINHYTTSPSKSVTFDSLPVLRSEHSSYCSFNNIGHRGHDEGFYKDEELNDSDSETY, encoded by the exons GGCACATTGAGGTGGTGAAACTGCTGGCCTCTCATGGATCAGAGGTGTCCTGTAAAGACAAGAAGGCCTACACCCCTCTCCACTCTGCAGCCTCCAGCGGCATGATCAGTGTGGTCAAGTACCTCCTGGACCTTGGGGTGGAT aTAAATGAGCCCAATGGGTACGGTAACACCCCCCTTCACGTGGCGTGCTACAACGGCCAGGACGTGGTGGTAAATGAGCTGATCGAGTGCGGCGCCAACGTGAACCAGGTGAACGAGAAGGGTTTCGCCCCGCTCCACTTCACGGCCGCCTCGCGCCACGGGGCGCTCTGCCTGGAGCTGCTGGTGGGCAACGGGGCCCACGTCAACATCAAG agtaAAGATGGAAAGACCCCCCTCCACATGACGGCCATCCACGGACGCTTCTCCAGATCTCAAGCCATCATCCAGAATG gtgcTGAGATCGACTGTGAAGATAAGAATGGAAACACACCCCTGCACATCTCTGCTCGCTACGGCCACGAGTTACTCATCAATACACTCATCACGAACGGTGCTGACACAGCCAA ACGAGGCGTCCATGGGATGTTCCCCCTCCACCTGGCTGCTCTCAGTGGTTTCTCTGACTGCTGTCGAAAGCTCCTCTCATCAGGCTTTGATATAGACACCCCTGACGACTTTGGAAGGACCTGTTTACATGCTGCAGCAGCTGGAGG GAACCTGGACTGTCTGAATTTGCTGCTCAACACAGGGGCAGACTTCAACAGAAAGGACAGCTTCGGAAG GAGTCCTCTGCATTATGCAGCAGCCAACTGTAACTACCAGTGTCTGTTTGCCTTGGTGGGGTCTGGGGCCAGTGTGAACGACCTGGATAAGAGGGGCTGCACCCCGCTCCACTATGCTGCTGCCTCCGATACAGACGGAAA GTGTTTGGAGTATTTGCTGCGAAACGATGCTAACCCAGGGATCCGGGACAATCAGGGCTACAATGCAGTGCATTACGCGTCTGCATACGGACACCGCCTCTGTCTGGAGCTG ATTGCAAGTGAAACACCTTTAGATGTG CTAATGGAAACCTCAGGGACAGACATCCTGAACGACTCTGATGTCAGAGCTCCCATCAGCCCTCTACACCTCGCT GCGTACCACGGTCACCACCATGCTATGGAGGTCCTGGTTCAGTCTCTGCTGGATCTAGACGTGAGGGACAGCCAGGGGCGCACCCCTCTGGACCTGGCTGCCTTTAAAGGCCATGTGGAGTGTGTTGACGTCCTCATCAACCAGGGAGCCTCCATCCTGGTTAAAGACTTCACTCTGAAGAGGACCCCCATCCACGCTGCAG CAACCAACGGTCATTCGGAGTGTTTGCGTTTGCTGATTGGAAATGCTGACCTCCAGAGTGCCGTGGATGTTCAAGATGGGAATGGACA AACCCCTCTGATGCTATCGGTGCTGAGCGGACACACAGACTGTGTGTACTCACTGCTCAACAAGGGAGCCAGCGTAGAAGCCAAAGACAAGTGGGGCAGAACAGCTCTAcacagaggg GCGGTGACTGGTCATGAGGAGTGTGTGGAGGCCCTGCTGCAGCACAGCGCCAGCTTCCTAGTTCGGGACTGTAAGGGGCGGACCCCTGTTCACCTGGCGGCTGCGTCTGGACACATCGGGGTGCTGGGGGGGCTCCTACATGCAGCCCAGTCAGTGGAGACCCTCCCTGTCATCACAGACAACCAGGGCTACACGCCACTACACTGGGCCTGCTACAATG GCCATGACACGTGTGTCGAGGTGCTGCTGGAACAGGAGGTTTTCCACAAGACCGAGGGAAACTCCTTCAGCCCCCTCCACTGTGCTGTGATCAACGACAATGAGGGGGCTGCAGAAATGTTGATTGACACTCTGGGACCAGCCATTGTCAACGCCACTGACACCAAGAACCG GACCCCACTGCATGCGGCAGCCTTCACGGACCACGTGGAGTGTCTTCAGCTGCTGCTAGGTCACAATGCCCAGGTCAACTCCCCCGACGCCTCCGGGAAGACCTCCCTCATGATGGCTGCTGAGAATGGACAAACCAACGCTGTCG AGCTGTTGGTGAGCAGTGCCAAAGCAGAGCTCACCCTGCAGGATGCAGTCAAGAACACTGCTCTTCATCTGGCCTGCAGTAAG GGGCATGAAACCAGTGCCTTGTTGATATTGGAGAAGATTACAGACAGGAACCTCATCAACTCGACTAACGCAGCCTTACAGAC GCCGTTACACGTTGCAGCCAGAAATGGTCTGACCGTGGTGGTGCAAGAGCTGCTAGCGAAGGGTGCTAGCGTGCTCGCAGTCGATGAGAATG GTTACACGCCGGCCTTGGCCTGCGCCCCCAACAAAGACGTGGCAGACTGCCTTGCACTGATCCTGGCCACCATGATGCCCGTGTCCCCCTGCACCCCGGCACCCAGCCTGACCTTCAGTGCCattaaccactacactaccagcCCCTCCAAGAGTGTTACCTTCGACAGCCTGCCCGTGCTGCGCAGCGAACACAGCTCCTACTGCAGCTTCAACAACATCGGCCACCGCGGCCACGACGAAGGCTTCTACAAGGATGAGGAACTCAACGACTCAGACTCGGAGACTTACTGA